The stretch of DNA GTCGTCACTTTTTTAAGGGATTGATTCAGGTTCTGAACCGAAGAGCCAACGTCTTTCACTGCATAAACGACCGTGTTTAATTGCTCAGTTTTATGCTGAATATCCTCCGCTAACACGTTTGTTTTATGTAATAATTCGGTTGTTTCCGTTGTGATGCCCTGCATTTGCCCTTCGAGCCGGTCCACCGTTCTCGACAGGCTATCCAACGTTTTATCAACGGATTTCAATGTTTTCGATACGTTTAATACAAGAATTAAAAAAGCAACGGCCGCTATAGCAGCACTTAAATATAAAATAATCTCCATTCCATGACCCCTCCTGCGATGGTATATACATAAAGTTACCCAACTTGAAACTGATTAAACACTATTTAATCATTTCGCTTTAACGGGCAAAAATCCTGCTTCATTTTAGATCCGCATAAAAAAGGCTGCCAGACCGCTTATCTGACAGCTAAAAAGAGCATGATCAACAAATTTCTTTGTTATTTCTGTATAATCAATTGTTCGTAGGCAGCTTGAAATTTTTGAATATCTCCTGCTCCCATAAAGATCAGTACGCTGTCTGAATGCTTTTTCAGCAGAGAAGTGTCCTCCTCTTTCATCAGTTTCGCCCCGGGAATCTTCCCCTGCAAATCCTCAATGGTCAGCTTGCCGTGGTTTTCGCGCGCTGAGCCAAAAATATCGCATAAATACACAGCATCTGCTTCACTTAAGCTTTCGGCAAAATCCGTTAAAAACGTCTGTGTTCTGGAAAATGTATGCGGCTGGAAAATCGCGACAATTTCCCGGTCCGGATATTTTTGACGCGCGGCATTGATCGTTGCTTTAATTTCTGTCGGATGATGGGCATAATCATCGATCAGCGTCTGCTTGCCGATATGCTTTTCAGAAAACCGGCGCTTTACGCCGCCAAATGTCAATAACCGCTCCTTCACTATC from Bacillus xiapuensis encodes:
- a CDS encoding DUF948 domain-containing protein → MEIILYLSAAIAAVAFLILVLNVSKTLKSVDKTLDSLSRTVDRLEGQMQGITTETTELLHKTNVLAEDIQHKTEQLNTVVYAVKDVGSSVQNLNQSLKKVTTTVASQMEKNQYKISQAVQWGSVVKQIVEKFKEGKDLRPKLKTSETLSAEAAERQRNY